aaactgtgaactttgcacgtaattttgtactacagtgtactgtggtatgacaataaagaaatcttgaataaGTTAGCAGTTATCAGAGGTTATCAAAGTCAAGTGCAACATTTGCTATTGCTTAGCTGTGTTAGTACTAAACCTGTGAATACACTAAACGGAAATGTAGAGTGGGAGGAAATGTGTCATGTTGCACTAAGTGCTATAAACTGAAAAGCATGACCTCTGACCTACTTCCTCCGACCTAAGTCTCAGATAGCAGCACTCTCCGTCTCCATCTTGTGGCTCTTTAACAAACAGCATGATCACAACGGAGCAGAggtaaatattatttatttcatagaACATTTAAACCATTAAATACCATAAGTCATCAGAAAAAGACCATGAGGATTCTGCTACTCAAACATCAACATACATCACAGGTCAGCTGAGCAGGATTATGTTATTTCATCTGTTTTGAGAATGTGGATtcaagacagagacagacctgCTGCAGCTGGAGCCTGCAGGAACAGAAATGGGATGTCAATGTCCTCACACAGCCTTAATCACATCAGGATGAGCCAGATAACAGGCAAAGAGATTAGTACTACTGCACCCCAGagccttgcaaaaaaaaaacacaatggagaATTTGTTCCAAAATATACCTACTGCACTTACAGAAAAAGGATGAACAGCAACAACCATTTTACAATGAATTAGTCTGGATTACCTGTTCATACGGAAATCCCTTGCAGTTTTTATTAGttcatttttgattaaaaaagaaaaaacatgaatgaaattTCTAAAGAAAGATACTTTCATTAACAACATTTGGTTAAAGGCTATTGCAAATATGTGTGACTATGTTGACTATTTACAGCTCAGAATGGGAATCATTTTTGACCTATTAGGATCTAAACTGGTCCTGTAACAGCAGACAGTGGTGGGGAGGTGATCTTGTATTCTGAAAGAGGTTTTCCTAGTCATAAGCTGTgactatgggggggggggctattggTTGCCATGGACCCAGCAGGGGGAAGCCATGGAGGGGCTGTAACTGTAAGTGATCGCTCTCAGCTGGTTGGCTGGAACAGCCTGATCCTCCAAAACTACAACTGTGGGAACAGACCATGAAAAGCAGACCctattggtttgtttgtttattaaatCAAAGTACCAAAGCCTGACATTTAAACTGTAATATCTCTAGAgctaaaaacacagcaaaaggaaaaaaaggacatgATCTGTTAAAAAGACTAATGATACTGCAGATCACAACTGTACAAAGCTACAATTTCTGTTACTTTCCCTTCTAAAGGACCAAGCATTGACGTGGAGTAGAAAAACAGGTCCCATCATTAGTTAAATGGTATAGGCTTAATCAAAGACACACTGGGATGTAGCCAGGGGTGTCCCAGCTCCCCGTTTTGAAACTCAACACAGATCAGGGATTCTTGAATGAATAACAGTTGTTTCCTAGTCCCACCTCCAAGATTGCACTCGTTCTGCCGGAAATTAcaccggatgtcactcttttagGGTGTCCGTATTTGGATCcgatggatttctgaggactatggttaactgctcctcagatctcNNNNNNNNNNATcctgacagctagctagactatctgtccaatttgcAAGACTAAAGCAACTTTAaacggcaccgtggctccgctCGGCACTAAGCACCGCtcaagacgattgggattggtttaaagaaatgccaataaaccagagcacatttctcTCCCAccccagaatgttgtgtggactagccagaccttcctccgcagcactgtggaggaaggtctgacaaagcCTAACCTTTGATTCTACTCAAACATAAGCCCTCAACACCAGTAAGGAGCTAATTACAGTACTTTTGAGAGAACTACAGCAGTGCTAAGTGTATACATTCAATAAActtacaaattttaaaaaaggaatttcCATGGATGATTGCTTATTCTAGATTGTGAAACTACAAAGAAGCACTTAGAAAAGAAATAAGCCCACAAGTAGTAACATACATATCCAATACACAATTCAGCCTTTCATTAAATAAAGTGTGACCTAAAATTGTTACAGATTTGCGTTTGGTGCGTTTGTCCAAtgacagcaaaaacacaacttATTTTAGAAACTGCATTTTCCAGCTTTTAAACTATCCAACCTGCCTTCTGCAAAAGGTGCACTTAAGTGAGAACATTCAAGACAAACATGATGTCTAGTAAAGAGACTGGAGAAATCCACATTCCTTCTTTTCATCTACGCAAATTAATGTGACTCCCTCTTTGCCGGGGGTGAGAGAGCCATGGAGGAACTGACGCGGTGATATGACGCATCCTCTGAGAACAGGGACAGTCCTAGGACCTTCCAGAcacttttgtttaatttctcacaacattttgaaaaaaaagctaagCTTAAATTGTGTTTAAGGGTCTGAAAAGGCACATGTGCCAATCAAGTTCCTTAAACCAAAAGCAGGAAGTTGTTGAATTCTAATAAAAGCAAGACCTTAACCAGTGGAAACTAACTTAGAAGTAATAAAGGTTTCACCAGACAGCAATTGTTGACTTTAGTCTATATATTACTTTGTATAATGTGCAATAAGAATGGGTTTGTTTATGATTGTatatacattgtgtgtgtgtgtgcatctcttATGGCTTGGTGGGAGGAACTACAGGAGTCGTAGGAGGCGTAGAGGAGCTGACAGGGATGACTCCGGTGGCCAGCAGGATGATGATGAGCACGATGATGAGGACGATCACCACGATGACCACGACCATCTTGACGTTCTTCCACCAGTAGGTGCGAGCCACTTTCTGAGACGTCTGCTTGAAGTGCTGAGCCTGAGCAGGGAGGGGAAACGAGGCGAGGAAATGAAGCGACGCATTTAGTATTTTGCTCTAAACAGTAgcagtagtctcgctttgccagaccttcagCCACAGCGCTGCACTTTGAAAGGGGGCCAGAGAGTGATTCATCCACCAGCCTTGTGTTCATGGGGCGACCATTCTACCTCCAAGTCACCCATTACTGTAGATATGTACTgtaatttattcaattttatttatagtatcaattcataacaacagttatctcgagacactttacagatagagtaggtctagaccacactccagaatttacaaggacccaacagttctagtagtttcctacagagcaagcaacagtgcgacagtggcgaggaaaaacttccttttaggcagaaacctcggtcagacccaggctcttggtaggcggtgtctgacgggccggttggggttagtggaaataacaaaaatagaaaaaaatagtagtttgtagcagttctttgtagtagttcatggcatagcagggtactgtgcggcattacaaggcacagcaggacgtagcagggcacggcAGAGCGTTGCAGGATGAAcctggcatcgcagaacgtgtagcgggaatTTGTGAGACTgctctagctgttctattatttgcctttacccactttaGTCACTTATTATTATCTAAAATTTCTTTGTGAAAATAGTTCTGAAAAGCACCactagtcaaccctacaatatcgatattgatgtatctgatgagcagatggcaCCTTGTGCGGCAGCAtcggtgaatgtgtgtgattggtgaTTGGTTCCTGTACtctgtaaaagcactttgagtaagATATCATGTATTTATTAGTCAGCTTTTGTTGCCTTAGGGGAGGTAAACGGATTGTGTTACTTCTGGAAAGAGCTATGCTGCTTTTTTCTCCAGGTAGGTATgtatgtagctagctagctagctagctagctatgtaggaaaaatatttttttcaaatttgccTTTAAATcgtgttttttgtgtgtctgtgacacgaaaaaaacataggaaaataggatCCAAGTCAAGAAAAACccaaagttaccctttaactcAGGTCCTGGCTTTGTGAATAATGGCTGATTTGGATGGCTTCCAGGGACACAGTAATGGAACAGAGCAACCGGTAATGTAATCAGTTCCaactgtgcttttcctgctatgccaaatcaaaatgtctccCATGAagcaggtgtgtgagtgtgtgaggcctTTAAACCTTGGTTGACAGGTGTTGGGTTAACGAGCTTAATCAGCTAACGAGGTGCAGCTGGACCAATGCCTCCCTAAAAAAGGGCTTTATTCAAAGTTTGCATCCGAGCAAGAGAAAGGCCACACTTAGTCGGGTTCCTTTGTGTTCTGTCATGTCTAAAATCTTACTTAACTGACTTGTTATACTGGTTTAGCCGATAGTTATCACTGAGGTCactgactatgtttacatgcacataatattccggTTTTTGCCCTTATccgaaaaagacaatattctgaATAAGCTGTtgacatggctaatgaaagtgaatatatagtattcctgtttacatgcaACCGTGCAACTGTAACAAAgtcaaaaatgcattttataaatTCTACCTCTTTATTTACAAATTCCCCGTACACCGAGGAGGCACATATGGGAATATAGTCCACATCTCAACACACTTTTACACAAATCAAAAACAGACTCCCGGGATAAGACTCACCCCTGCTTGCAGGTCCTCTGACTTGCCCATGAGGTCATCGAGTCGCTCTCCTCGAGCCAGGATCCGGTCTACGTTCTGCGTCATGATGTCTTTCACTCCATCTACTTGATCCCTCAAGCTCTTCACCTTGTCCTGTGGCTCGGCCGCCGCCCCTCCTCGCTCCTGGGatgggaaagaaaaaaggaagtttGAGAAAATAAGTTAAGGAACAACGTCTTAGTTTTTATCAGTGGAAAGAAAAAGCCACGGTTGTTTGACACCACACAACAATGGCAGCACCCATGGAAATGCATATTGTAAATGCTAAACAGGTAACTAAAAGGCAAGGCTTAAGACTTAAGTCCCGTAAAATAAAACGTATAATtcgctctctttctttccttgtGGCAGGAGAAGACATATTTAGCTGCTACCCATATTGTGATTTTATCATCCCCTAATAAAAAAGGAATCTCTCTCActgacaaccacacataagcatttttaggcattaaatcAATTATAT
The nucleotide sequence above comes from Etheostoma spectabile isolate EspeVRDwgs_2016 unplaced genomic scaffold, UIUC_Espe_1.0 scaffold433, whole genome shotgun sequence. Encoded proteins:
- the LOC116686673 gene encoding vesicle-associated membrane protein 8: MDIDPERGGAAAEPQDKVKSLRDQVDGVKDIMTQNVDRILARGERLDDLMGKSEDLQAGAQHFKQTSQKVARTYWWKNVKMVVVIVVIVLIIVLIIILLATGVIPVSSSTPPTTPVVPPTKP